From a single Nicotiana tabacum cultivar K326 chromosome 8, ASM71507v2, whole genome shotgun sequence genomic region:
- the LOC142163325 gene encoding uncharacterized protein LOC142163325, whose translation MDAIIWNVRSVNTMQTFERLITMHRKHHFEFIGILEPMQRSHKMERYRARIGLAQAVVNVSSKIWAFIDEIVEVTILYNMTQPLTLRLMHSETHVELILTLVYAKCDRTERIKLWDTLYAMASDMTVPWLVGGDFNVIWDEEEKYGGLPVYLIEVDDFRHCINTCNLTDLGFKGSIFTW comes from the coding sequence ATGGATGCCATTATATGGAATGTCAGGTCAGTAAACACAATGCAAACATTTGAAAGGCTGATTACAATGCACAGAAAACATCATTTTGAGTTCATAGGAATCCTTGAGCCTATGCAACGGTCTCACAAAATGGAGAGGTATAGAGCAAGAATTGGTTTGGCACAGGCTGTGGTGAATGTGTCAAGCAAGATTTGGGCTTTTATTGATGAAATTGTTGAGGttactattttatataacatgaCTCAACCGCTGACTTTGAGATTAATGCACTCTGAAACACATGTTGAGCTCATCCTTACACTAGTCTATGCCAAATGTGATCGCACTGAAAGAATAAAACTATGGGATACGTTGTATGCAATGGCATCAGATATGACAGTACCTTGGCTAGTTGGGGGCGACTTTAATGTGATATGGGATGAGGAAGAGAAATATGGGGGATTGCCAGTTTACCTCATTGAAGTAGATGATTTTAGACACTGCATCAATACCTGCAACTTGACAGACTTGGGTTTTAAAGGAAGCATATTTACATGGTGA